A genomic region of Prevotella scopos JCM 17725 contains the following coding sequences:
- a CDS encoding YitT family protein has translation MNKKRKNNFREVREFLMIALAMLIGSFGWCAFLLPHHITIGGIAGIASVIQWGANIPVQYTYLVINGILLFVALKILGWKFCVRTIFAVLTFATATSVLRGVFAGSPLFADEPFLACVVGGVLLGVGVSIALQYNASSGGSDVIAAMIHKYRDISLGRVILACDLCIISSSFLVLQDWEKVIYGYIVLFVMTYVVDYLINGMRGSVQFFVISEHWGEIGSAINNDVARGCTVIEARGFYTGKKVGMLFIIARRSEAHSIYQVIDEIDPNAFVSQGAVNGVYGMGFDRMKVSHKKKVVDEKVRTKE, from the coding sequence ATGAACAAAAAAAGAAAGAACAATTTTAGAGAAGTACGCGAATTTCTGATGATTGCATTGGCAATGCTCATCGGTAGCTTTGGTTGGTGTGCATTCCTCTTGCCACATCATATCACCATCGGTGGTATTGCTGGTATTGCATCCGTCATACAATGGGGTGCAAACATCCCTGTACAGTACACCTATCTTGTAATAAATGGTATATTGCTCTTTGTTGCCTTGAAGATTTTAGGTTGGAAATTCTGCGTCAGAACAATTTTTGCCGTATTAACCTTCGCCACCGCAACATCGGTATTACGCGGAGTTTTTGCAGGGAGCCCGCTATTTGCCGACGAACCATTCCTTGCCTGCGTAGTGGGAGGAGTGCTATTAGGCGTCGGTGTCAGTATCGCCTTGCAGTATAACGCAAGTTCGGGCGGTTCAGATGTCATTGCGGCTATGATTCATAAGTATCGTGACATATCATTGGGACGTGTCATCCTTGCATGCGACCTCTGTATCATCAGTTCCAGTTTTCTGGTTTTGCAAGACTGGGAAAAGGTTATCTATGGATATATCGTCCTCTTTGTTATGACCTATGTGGTTGACTACCTTATTAATGGTATGCGTGGTTCGGTGCAGTTCTTTGTTATCTCTGAACACTGGGGCGAGATCGGCTCTGCCATTAACAACGATGTTGCTCGCGGTTGTACAGTTATCGAGGCACGTGGTTTCTACACGGGTAAGAAGGTGGGAATGCTCTTTATCATCGCACGTCGTTCTGAGGCACACTCCATCTATCAAGTGATTGACGAAATAGACCCTAACGCCTTTGTTTCACAAGGTGCCGTGAACGGTGTTTATGGCATGGGATTTGATAGAATGAAAGTGTCACATAAAAAGAAAGTAGTTGACGAGAAAGTCAGAACAAAAGAATAA
- the nrdG gene encoding anaerobic ribonucleoside-triphosphate reductase activating protein, giving the protein MLHYINTDVVFQEFPDEVTLAINVSGCPCRCPGCHSKFLWADRGEDLTDETLSALIHETKGTITCVGFMGGDGDPAEVDRLAQHVLSHHPHLKIGWYTGRTAISPLIDQQHFDYIKVGPYLRHLGGLDSPRTNQRMYRRSPDGSFEDITSRFWKAHDDKNL; this is encoded by the coding sequence ATGCTTCATTATATAAATACAGATGTTGTTTTTCAGGAGTTCCCCGATGAGGTGACGCTTGCCATTAATGTGTCGGGTTGTCCCTGTCGCTGTCCGGGTTGTCATAGTAAGTTTTTGTGGGCAGATAGGGGAGAGGACCTGACCGATGAGACGCTGTCGGCGCTGATTCATGAAACGAAAGGTACGATAACATGTGTGGGATTTATGGGAGGCGATGGTGACCCAGCTGAAGTTGACCGATTAGCACAACACGTCTTATCTCATCACCCGCACCTGAAGATTGGTTGGTACACTGGGCGTACTGCAATCTCTCCGCTCATCGACCAACAGCACTTCGACTATATCAAAGTGGGACCTTATCTTCGTCATCTCGGTGGACTTGACTCTCCTCGCACCAATCAGCGGATGTATCGCCGCAGCCCCGATGGCAGCTTTGAGGACATCACCTCCCGCTTTTGGAAAGCCCATGACGACAAGAACTTATAA
- a CDS encoding DUF5932 domain-containing protein translates to MENFRVIIVEDVPLELKGTEGIFRNEIPEAEIIGTAESELAYWKLIKQNLPDLVLLDLGLGGSTTVGVEICRQTKQTYPNVKVLIFTGEILNEKLWVDVLDAGADGICLKSGELLTRGDVASVMSGKRMVFNQPILEKIIARFKMSVSSQLMHQEAMVSYEIDEYDERFLRHLALGYTKEQITNLRGMPFGVKSLEKRQNELVQKLFPDGNNGMSVNATRLVVRALELRIIDIDNLHADEE, encoded by the coding sequence ATGGAGAATTTTAGAGTCATCATCGTTGAAGACGTACCATTGGAATTAAAAGGAACGGAGGGTATCTTTAGAAACGAGATTCCTGAGGCTGAGATTATCGGAACGGCTGAAAGCGAACTTGCTTACTGGAAACTGATTAAGCAGAACCTCCCCGACCTTGTCTTACTCGACCTTGGATTGGGTGGTTCGACAACTGTTGGTGTGGAGATTTGTCGCCAGACAAAACAGACTTACCCTAATGTTAAGGTGCTTATCTTTACTGGTGAGATACTGAATGAGAAACTCTGGGTTGACGTCCTCGACGCCGGTGCAGATGGTATCTGTCTGAAGAGTGGCGAGTTGTTAACACGTGGCGACGTGGCAAGTGTCATGTCGGGCAAACGTATGGTATTCAACCAGCCTATCCTCGAAAAGATTATTGCCAGATTTAAGATGAGCGTGAGCAGTCAGTTGATGCACCAAGAGGCCATGGTTAGCTACGAGATTGATGAGTATGATGAGCGTTTCCTGCGTCACCTCGCACTCGGTTATACCAAGGAACAGATTACCAACCTACGTGGCATGCCTTTCGGTGTAAAGAGTTTGGAGAAACGACAGAACGAACTCGTACAGAAACTCTTCCCTGACGGAAACAACGGGATGAGCGTTAACGCTACGCGCCTGGTCGTACGTGCGTTAGAACTACGTATCATCGACATTGATAACCTCCATGCCGATGAAGAATAA
- a CDS encoding alanine/glycine:cation symporter family protein yields MIDLFSANGWLNTSIVFVNDFVWSYILVGCLIVCALWFTWRTHFVQFRMVGEMVRLLGESTGTHDKGEKHVSSFQAFAVSIASRVGTGNLAGVASAIAIGGPGAVFWMWIIALLGAATAFIESTLAQLYKRRHADSFIGGPAYYILHGMHCKWMAKLFAVLITLTFCMAYISIQSNTICGAMDKAFSIAPIWMGVVLAVLSLVIVFGGIQRIAKVSSILVPLMAVGYVLLALVIIIMNIQLIPSVFRLIIENAFGFEQIAGGGLGATMMNGIKRGLFSNEAGEGSAPNVAATASTTHPVKQGLIQSLGVFTDTLLVCSCTAFVIIISGLYVNSTDSGIKLTQIALESEVGTAGPIFIAIAIFFFAFSSIIGNYYYGEANVRFLTQNPSAILVLRVITGGVMVMFGAIASLDLVWSIGDFFMALITICNLIAILTLGKYAFRLLDNYRQQKCAGIKSPVFKRDMMPDIEKDIECWG; encoded by the coding sequence ATGATAGATTTATTTTCTGCAAACGGATGGCTAAACACAAGCATTGTTTTTGTAAATGATTTTGTGTGGTCATATATCCTTGTAGGCTGTCTAATAGTATGTGCTTTATGGTTCACGTGGCGGACGCATTTTGTGCAGTTTCGCATGGTGGGTGAGATGGTTCGGTTATTGGGCGAATCGACCGGTACGCATGATAAGGGGGAGAAACATGTCTCTTCTTTTCAGGCTTTTGCTGTCTCTATCGCCTCACGTGTAGGAACGGGAAACCTCGCGGGTGTGGCAAGTGCCATAGCTATTGGTGGTCCAGGTGCTGTATTTTGGATGTGGATTATTGCTCTCTTAGGTGCTGCGACAGCTTTTATAGAGTCAACGCTTGCTCAGCTTTACAAGCGTCGTCATGCTGATTCGTTTATTGGTGGACCAGCTTATTATATTCTTCATGGAATGCATTGTAAATGGATGGCGAAACTCTTTGCCGTACTCATCACTCTAACCTTCTGTATGGCTTATATCTCCATACAAAGTAACACCATCTGTGGCGCTATGGATAAGGCTTTCTCCATTGCCCCAATATGGATGGGTGTTGTTCTTGCAGTACTTTCTCTGGTAATAGTCTTCGGTGGTATTCAGCGCATTGCAAAGGTCAGCAGTATTCTTGTTCCGCTGATGGCAGTAGGTTATGTCCTCCTTGCTTTGGTGATAATCATCATGAATATTCAGCTTATTCCATCTGTCTTCCGTCTTATCATTGAGAATGCTTTTGGCTTTGAACAGATTGCTGGTGGTGGATTGGGTGCTACGATGATGAATGGTATCAAACGCGGACTCTTTAGCAATGAAGCTGGTGAGGGTTCCGCTCCTAACGTTGCTGCGACAGCATCCACCACACATCCTGTAAAACAGGGACTGATTCAGTCGCTTGGTGTTTTCACTGATACTCTCCTCGTTTGTAGCTGCACTGCTTTTGTTATTATCATCAGTGGTTTGTATGTCAACAGCACTGATTCGGGAATAAAACTTACTCAGATAGCTTTGGAGAGTGAGGTTGGTACAGCTGGACCAATATTTATTGCAATAGCTATCTTCTTCTTTGCTTTCAGTAGTATCATTGGCAACTATTATTATGGTGAGGCAAACGTACGATTCCTTACCCAAAATCCTTCAGCCATTCTCGTCTTGCGTGTGATAACAGGCGGTGTAATGGTGATGTTCGGTGCGATTGCTAGTCTTGACCTTGTATGGAGTATCGGCGATTTCTTTATGGCACTCATCACAATCTGTAACCTCATTGCCATCTTGACGCTCGGCAAATATGCTTTCCGCCTGCTCGATAATTATCGTCAGCAGAAATGTGCAGGCATAAAGAGCCCTGTTTTTAAACGCGACATGATGCCAGATATAGAAAAGGATATTGAGTGTTGGGGGTAA
- a CDS encoding sensor histidine kinase yields the protein MNKASKYSITKGWVMCLLLLLLAACSTPHQQKVDEYNDMAYALHYRNLDSVTYYASKAYNLARQYDAGKAEALNNLAFVDLMKMRFKAAYAKLDSVPKITDNQVELLVADIQLMRLCQRQSLNKEFYDYYEQAQKRLHRIEEDESLLSPRQHRRMIYARSEFAIVTSTYYYYVGLEQPSIKALSQINPEGEIHRDLSQLLNYYYNVGAGGIINASTQKAIEQKEFEYLIRCYMLARQQNLPYWEANSMQAISELILNDKSRATLIHDNLPSFQYINLDHMPENLLAGNLAQRALHIFQRYGDVYQVASSYRTLASCYWHIKDYRSAIICLNKALHNNPAITQAPDLVASIREQLSVAYSAINDKQQSDYNRNIYLDLQDETRQDRYLTSRAEQLERTSQQLNLIIIAVGLSIIFVLGLLILFHHLRRKKDTQGSLDDLLLPLEQWRQHNVEHKEQLAERYEEVSEQLEINKLHLVNNKRKNLEQRAKVSLVNSVTPLIDRMLHEIEKLKKGGESDAVKAERYTYILELTDKINELNNVLTEWIQLQQGKLSLHIESFPLQQVLNIVKKGRMSFYMKGIELQVDNTKAVVKADRVLTLFMVNTLADNARKFTETGGKVTITSVEEADYVEISVSDTGCGLTEEQQQHIFEHKIILDQKDTTSHGFGLMNCNGIINKYKKISSIFAVCMMGVESQIGKGSRFFFRLPKGVSRILLAFLLATASLLTAQARPPRASDKATALAKKDYSTLAGIYADSAYFSNINGAYSKTLEYADTCRYYLNLRYQQLRPKGKELMKRVGNILYVPAEIKWYHDSIPMNYDIILDIRNESAVAALALHEWDLYKYNNSVYTHLFKERYADNSLGEYCRMMMKSETNKNVAVALLVLALLSIFPVYYVMYYRHRLAYQFCLERVKQMNTTLLSDVSEENKLKQIEKGASDRFPERLLVIVNQIKEALAASVEENQKSQTDIEMLEDEVRCVEYENERLHISNSILDNCLSTLKHETMYYPSRIRQLVDEPDRQLGAIDELAVYYKELYLTLSQQAMSQIDAVKLVARPVDISTIVSTAKLTAAFNAPLINGDPVFLAYLFDLLHLINNNQPLTVTAEENQPGYVTLHILMSSLKLPEEVCRDLFQPSADRLMFFICRQIARDNGEATNKRGCGISAIETPEGISINVVLARAN from the coding sequence ATGAATAAAGCCAGTAAATACAGCATAACAAAAGGGTGGGTTATGTGCCTACTCCTCCTGTTGTTGGCTGCCTGCTCTACTCCTCACCAACAGAAAGTTGATGAGTATAACGACATGGCTTACGCATTACATTATCGTAACCTTGATTCAGTGACCTACTATGCGAGCAAAGCCTATAACTTGGCAAGGCAGTATGATGCAGGAAAGGCTGAAGCACTGAATAACCTTGCTTTCGTCGATTTGATGAAGATGCGCTTCAAGGCAGCCTATGCAAAACTTGACTCTGTTCCGAAAATCACAGACAACCAAGTTGAGTTGTTAGTTGCTGACATTCAGCTGATGCGCCTTTGCCAGCGTCAATCACTCAATAAAGAGTTCTACGATTATTATGAGCAGGCACAAAAGCGACTACATCGTATTGAAGAGGATGAGAGTTTGTTATCGCCTCGTCAGCATCGACGAATGATTTACGCCCGTTCTGAGTTTGCTATTGTCACCTCAACCTATTATTATTATGTAGGTTTAGAGCAACCATCCATCAAAGCACTCAGTCAGATTAACCCTGAAGGTGAGATTCATAGAGACCTGTCACAGCTCTTAAATTACTACTACAACGTCGGAGCAGGTGGTATCATCAATGCAAGTACACAGAAAGCTATCGAACAAAAAGAGTTTGAGTATCTCATACGTTGTTACATGCTTGCACGACAGCAAAACCTCCCTTACTGGGAAGCCAACTCTATGCAAGCTATCAGCGAACTTATTCTTAACGATAAGAGTAGGGCAACGCTGATACACGATAATCTCCCATCGTTCCAGTATATTAACCTTGACCACATGCCAGAAAACCTCCTGGCAGGTAATCTAGCACAACGCGCGTTGCACATCTTCCAACGTTATGGTGATGTTTATCAGGTAGCCAGTTCCTATCGTACATTGGCATCATGCTACTGGCACATAAAGGATTATCGCTCAGCAATTATCTGTTTAAACAAGGCATTGCATAATAACCCTGCTATCACGCAGGCTCCTGACCTCGTTGCATCTATTCGCGAACAGCTCAGTGTAGCCTATTCGGCTATAAACGACAAGCAACAGAGTGATTACAACAGAAATATCTATCTTGATTTGCAAGATGAAACGCGACAGGACAGATACCTCACGTCACGTGCTGAACAGTTAGAACGCACCTCACAACAGCTGAACCTTATCATCATTGCCGTAGGACTTTCTATCATCTTTGTCCTTGGTTTGCTCATCCTCTTCCACCACCTCCGTCGAAAGAAAGATACACAGGGTTCGCTGGACGACCTCCTCCTCCCACTTGAACAATGGCGTCAACATAATGTTGAACACAAGGAGCAGTTGGCAGAACGCTATGAAGAGGTTTCTGAACAACTTGAAATCAACAAGTTACATCTCGTTAACAACAAACGTAAGAACCTTGAACAACGTGCCAAGGTATCACTCGTGAACAGTGTTACACCGCTCATTGACCGTATGTTACACGAGATTGAGAAACTAAAGAAAGGCGGTGAAAGCGATGCAGTGAAGGCAGAGCGATACACCTATATCCTTGAGTTGACCGACAAAATCAACGAACTCAACAATGTTCTTACAGAGTGGATTCAGCTTCAACAAGGAAAACTTTCACTGCATATTGAGAGCTTCCCACTGCAACAGGTGCTCAACATTGTTAAGAAAGGACGAATGAGTTTCTACATGAAGGGGATAGAACTGCAGGTGGATAATACCAAAGCTGTTGTGAAAGCCGATCGCGTCCTGACACTTTTCATGGTAAACACCTTGGCTGACAATGCACGCAAATTTACTGAGACAGGAGGAAAGGTAACCATTACCTCCGTTGAAGAAGCCGATTATGTTGAGATTTCTGTTAGCGACACGGGCTGCGGTCTGACCGAAGAACAGCAACAACACATCTTTGAACATAAGATTATACTCGACCAGAAGGATACCACCTCGCATGGTTTCGGACTCATGAATTGTAATGGTATCATCAATAAATACAAGAAGATTAGCTCTATCTTTGCTGTTTGCATGATGGGTGTAGAAAGCCAAATCGGCAAAGGGAGCCGCTTCTTCTTCCGTCTTCCAAAAGGCGTTAGTCGCATACTTCTCGCTTTTCTGCTTGCAACAGCATCCTTACTCACAGCACAAGCACGTCCGCCAAGAGCCAGTGACAAAGCAACCGCACTTGCTAAAAAGGATTATAGCACCCTTGCTGGTATCTATGCTGATTCGGCTTACTTCTCAAATATCAATGGTGCGTATAGCAAGACATTGGAGTATGCTGATACTTGTCGCTATTATCTTAACCTCCGTTATCAACAGCTCCGACCTAAGGGGAAGGAGCTGATGAAGCGAGTTGGTAACATATTGTATGTTCCGGCAGAAATAAAATGGTATCACGATAGCATTCCGATGAATTATGATATCATTCTCGACATACGTAACGAAAGTGCGGTGGCAGCATTGGCACTGCATGAATGGGACCTCTACAAATATAACAACTCTGTTTATACCCACCTTTTCAAGGAGCGTTACGCCGACAATTCCTTGGGCGAATACTGTCGAATGATGATGAAGTCGGAAACCAATAAAAATGTTGCCGTAGCCCTTCTTGTCCTCGCCTTGCTATCCATCTTCCCCGTTTATTATGTGATGTATTATCGACATCGATTGGCTTATCAGTTCTGTTTGGAACGCGTGAAACAGATGAACACCACCCTACTAAGTGATGTGAGCGAAGAAAACAAACTTAAACAGATAGAGAAAGGGGCAAGTGATCGTTTCCCTGAACGATTACTTGTTATCGTCAATCAAATTAAGGAGGCACTCGCTGCATCAGTAGAAGAAAACCAAAAGAGTCAAACTGATATCGAAATGCTTGAAGATGAGGTGCGATGTGTTGAATATGAAAACGAGCGTTTGCATATCAGCAACAGTATTCTTGACAACTGCCTCTCTACACTGAAGCACGAAACGATGTATTACCCCTCACGCATCCGACAGCTCGTAGATGAGCCCGACCGCCAGCTTGGTGCCATTGACGAACTTGCTGTCTATTATAAGGAACTCTACCTGACACTCAGCCAACAAGCAATGAGCCAGATAGATGCTGTGAAACTCGTAGCGCGTCCTGTCGATATCTCAACCATTGTAAGTACTGCAAAGCTAACAGCTGCCTTCAACGCTCCACTTATCAATGGCGATCCGGTCTTCCTTGCTTATTTATTTGATTTACTACATCTTATCAATAACAACCAACCACTTACAGTCACTGCTGAAGAGAATCAGCCTGGTTATGTTACCTTACATATCCTCATGTCTTCGCTGAAACTGCCTGAGGAAGTCTGTCGCGACCTCTTCCAGCCTTCAGCTGACCGCCTGATGTTCTTCATCTGCCGACAGATAGCACGCGACAATGGTGAGGCAACCAACAAGCGTGGCTGTGGTATCTCAGCGATAGAGACACCTGAAGGTATAAGTATAAATGTGGTTTTGGCAAGAGCTAATTAA
- a CDS encoding putative transporter yields the protein MNWLIDIFSAEKQDTVAHIMLLYSIVIALGIYLGKIKIGGISLGVAFVLFVGILAGHIKFTGPLPVLGFIQDFGLILFVFMIGLQVGPGFFESFGKDGLKLNILSTVAILLNVLVMFACYYIFFDTSDKTNLPMMVGTLYGAVTNTPGLGAANEALHSVFKNGMNFDIASGYACAYPLGVVGIIGATIAIRFICKVNLQEENNKLNEEETENPNIKPYSMYLKVQNAYIAGRTLKEISEFLNRDFVCTRMLHDGELSIPSLDNTFELGDEILIVSAEGDAEAIRAFIGPEIEVDWHEEDQPQHLVSRRIVITNNKINGKTLGNLHFRSVYGVNVTRISRQGMDLFAGRNHRFIVGDRIMVVGPEENVNRVAAMMGNSEKRLNAPNIATIFVGIIVGIIFGMLPIAIPHMPVPMKLGLAGGPLVIAILIGRFGYRMGLVTYTTTSANMMLREIGLALFLASVGIKAGATFWDTVTQGDGLKYVYTGFIITIIPILIVGTIARLKYKFNYFTIMGMLAGTYTDPPALAYANSVCTGEAPAIGYSTVYPLSMFLRIFLAQVIVLFFCQI from the coding sequence ATGAACTGGTTAATTGATATTTTTTCGGCAGAGAAGCAGGATACGGTAGCCCATATTATGCTATTGTATTCTATTGTCATTGCCTTGGGTATCTACCTTGGCAAAATTAAGATTGGAGGTATCTCGCTTGGCGTTGCCTTTGTGTTGTTTGTGGGCATCCTTGCTGGTCACATTAAGTTTACAGGACCTCTTCCTGTACTGGGCTTCATACAAGACTTTGGGTTGATTCTCTTTGTCTTTATGATTGGTCTTCAAGTGGGGCCGGGATTCTTCGAGAGTTTTGGTAAGGATGGTCTTAAACTGAACATTCTCTCTACGGTTGCTATTCTGCTCAACGTCCTTGTGATGTTTGCTTGCTACTATATCTTCTTTGACACATCCGACAAGACAAACCTCCCGATGATGGTTGGTACACTCTATGGTGCTGTAACAAACACGCCTGGTCTTGGTGCTGCAAATGAAGCTTTGCACAGTGTCTTCAAGAACGGCATGAACTTCGACATCGCTTCAGGTTATGCCTGTGCTTATCCTTTAGGTGTCGTGGGCATCATCGGTGCAACAATTGCCATCCGTTTTATTTGTAAGGTAAACCTTCAGGAAGAAAATAACAAACTGAATGAGGAAGAAACAGAGAATCCTAATATAAAGCCTTATTCAATGTATCTGAAGGTACAGAATGCTTATATCGCAGGTCGAACACTGAAGGAAATATCAGAGTTCCTCAATCGCGACTTCGTTTGTACACGTATGTTGCACGATGGTGAATTGTCAATTCCATCCTTAGATAACACCTTTGAGTTAGGCGATGAGATTCTCATAGTCAGTGCAGAGGGTGATGCAGAGGCAATCCGTGCCTTTATCGGTCCTGAGATTGAGGTCGATTGGCATGAGGAGGATCAGCCACAGCACCTGGTTAGCCGTCGTATTGTCATCACCAATAACAAGATTAATGGTAAGACATTGGGCAATCTCCACTTCCGTTCAGTATATGGCGTGAACGTGACACGTATCAGTCGTCAGGGTATGGACCTCTTCGCAGGTCGTAACCACCGCTTTATCGTGGGTGACCGTATCATGGTTGTTGGTCCAGAGGAGAATGTAAACCGTGTTGCAGCAATGATGGGTAACTCAGAAAAGCGTCTTAACGCACCAAACATTGCAACCATCTTCGTCGGTATCATCGTGGGTATCATCTTCGGTATGTTGCCAATCGCAATACCACACATGCCAGTACCAATGAAACTTGGTCTTGCTGGTGGTCCATTGGTTATTGCAATCCTTATCGGTCGTTTCGGCTATCGCATGGGACTTGTGACTTATACAACGACGTCAGCGAATATGATGTTACGTGAGATTGGTCTTGCACTCTTCCTTGCCTCAGTAGGTATAAAGGCTGGTGCAACCTTCTGGGACACTGTTACGCAGGGTGATGGTTTGAAGTATGTATATACTGGTTTCATCATTACGATTATCCCAATCCTTATCGTTGGTACCATTGCACGCCTGAAATATAAGTTTAATTACTTCACCATCATGGGTATGCTTGCCGGTACCTATACTGACCCACCAGCCTTGGCTTACGCCAACTCTGTTTGTACAGGTGAGGCTCCAGCGATTGGTTACTCTACCGTTTACCCGCTTAGTATGTTCCTTAGAATTTTCTTGGCGCAGGTGATTGTACTTTTCTTCTGCCAGATATAG
- the mnmA gene encoding tRNA 2-thiouridine(34) synthase MnmA: MNVQELEGKRIAVLLSGGVDSSVVVYEFARLGLHPDCFYIKIGPEEKEEWDCNSEEDLEMATLVARRFGCKLQVIDCHKEYWDQVTRYTMEKVKAGFTPNPDVMCNRLIKFGAFDEKMGHDYDLIATGHYAQTEWIDGRKWLTTSPDPVKDQTDFLAQIYDWQLKKAIFPIGHYEKNEVREIAERENLINAHRKDSQGICFLGNIDYNEYVRRYLGEQIGDVIELETGKKIGEHKGLWFHTIGQRKGLGLGGGPWFVIKKDVTKNILYVSHGYDPATAYKKDFPLHDFHFLTEGVTTLPEQITFKIRHTPEYHPATVEQLSDGRCIIHSTESIHGVAPGQFCVIYDKEHHRCFGSGEITL; the protein is encoded by the coding sequence ATGAATGTTCAGGAACTCGAAGGTAAGCGTATTGCAGTTCTCCTCTCAGGAGGTGTTGACAGCTCAGTTGTCGTGTATGAATTTGCACGACTAGGGTTGCATCCCGACTGTTTCTATATAAAGATAGGACCAGAAGAGAAGGAAGAATGGGACTGTAACTCAGAAGAAGACCTTGAGATGGCTACACTTGTAGCACGCCGCTTTGGTTGTAAGCTGCAGGTCATCGATTGTCATAAGGAGTATTGGGACCAGGTTACACGCTACACAATGGAGAAAGTGAAGGCAGGCTTTACACCTAACCCTGACGTGATGTGCAACCGACTGATTAAGTTTGGAGCCTTTGACGAGAAGATGGGACATGACTATGACCTCATCGCTACAGGTCATTATGCACAAACGGAATGGATTGATGGTCGTAAATGGCTCACCACAAGTCCTGACCCAGTAAAAGACCAGACCGACTTTCTGGCACAAATTTACGATTGGCAGCTAAAGAAAGCTATCTTCCCAATCGGACACTATGAGAAGAATGAGGTGCGAGAGATTGCCGAACGAGAGAATCTCATCAATGCGCACCGCAAGGATTCACAAGGAATCTGCTTCCTTGGAAATATCGATTATAATGAATATGTACGCCGCTATCTAGGCGAACAAATAGGCGACGTCATCGAACTCGAGACGGGAAAGAAAATTGGCGAACATAAAGGACTATGGTTCCATACCATCGGGCAACGTAAGGGACTCGGTCTTGGCGGTGGTCCTTGGTTCGTGATAAAGAAAGATGTAACTAAAAATATCCTATATGTAAGCCATGGCTACGATCCTGCTACTGCCTACAAAAAAGATTTCCCGTTACATGATTTCCACTTCCTGACAGAAGGTGTGACAACATTACCTGAGCAGATTACCTTCAAGATTCGCCACACACCTGAGTATCATCCAGCAACTGTTGAACAGTTGTCGGATGGTAGGTGTATCATTCACTCTACCGAGAGCATCCATGGCGTTGCCCCTGGACAATTCTGTGTTATCTATGACAAAGAACACCATCGCTGCTTTGGTTCAGGAGAAATCACGCTTTAA
- a CDS encoding DoxX family protein, which yields MKSLALLFPKVESTKASLLLLASRIVFGLTFASHGLDKLQHFSDIAAHFPAPFGWSGDVAVSLSIFGELVCGLAFVFGFLTRLALLPMIFTMIVAFTTVHGGSVSNGELAFLYLVIFILSWFAGPGKYSIDGIISRKL from the coding sequence ATGAAAAGTTTAGCATTATTATTCCCAAAAGTTGAAAGTACAAAGGCATCCCTCCTCCTATTGGCCTCACGCATTGTATTCGGTTTGACATTCGCTAGCCACGGACTTGACAAGTTACAACATTTCTCAGATATAGCTGCACACTTCCCAGCACCATTCGGATGGAGCGGTGATGTTGCTGTAAGTCTGAGTATTTTCGGAGAGTTGGTATGCGGTTTGGCCTTCGTATTCGGTTTCCTCACACGTTTGGCACTATTACCAATGATTTTCACAATGATTGTTGCCTTCACCACTGTTCACGGAGGTTCTGTTAGTAATGGTGAGTTAGCTTTCCTCTATCTCGTCATTTTCATCCTGTCATGGTTTGCTGGTCCTGGTAAATACTCTATTGATGGTATCATCAGTCGTAAACTATAG